The Solanum lycopersicum chromosome 6, SLM_r2.1 genome has a window encoding:
- the LOC104647891 gene encoding uncharacterized protein, whose translation MEPSYSTQSPMYSRPATTALPLTIHHSPMYGQASAEIGIRIAIIPEFQITPPPPLVPQGDVPQCTFQFDFDLEKKILAEANQKESQIWSRLPIENLPSRGSDQASKKEYIVGSYGCFHLNGCTNLSLRK comes from the exons ATGGAACCGTCTTACAGTACGCAATCGCCCATGTACAGCCGGCCGGCCACCACTGCTCTTCCCCTTACCATCCATCACAGTCCGATGTACGGTCAAGCCTCCG CCGAAATCGGTATCAGAATTGCTATAATACCAGAATTTCAAATTACACCTCCG CCTCCATTGGTTCCACAAGGAGACGTTCCTCAATGCACATTTCAGTTTGATTTTGACCTTGAGAAGAAGATTTTGGCTGAAGCAAATCAAAAGGAAAGCCAAATCTGGAGCAGGTTACCTATCGAAAATCTTCCATCTAGAGGGTCGGACCAAGCTTCAAAG AAAGAGTATATAGTTGGGTCTTATGGCTGTTTCCATCTTAATGGTTGTACGAATTTGTCACTAAGGAAATAA
- the LOC138349127 gene encoding uncharacterized protein, with the protein MGLRIQKLEENVESTSQQHDYKHAELRRSADEKQPELEGEVGKLRKTHNNACSDTAAGTSKRISEKPKNTNLNQLFAKPFTQKPQMQIPAEPQTSTYAVSLQNDKKRYNYITQSYIENIYKIQTYLNLNPRSIQTKNPEEDYITQKLQGYNKLIAQPKTNPNLVKTCYNYGLLNTIYTYTGEEIVGIPELHRAFLTYKRITKGNLFYIKCYTAPAEILYEEIKSPIQVVKIGLTKDMIIPEEIEKQNEIPKVEIPNFYANKRIIGIATIIQELANNYLNGNAIWSYYARDQVMIDANSKELRKSDMDEVQRWIFSLLQPEEQPSTRALKKGFISEELLVRYCKLISNKYPDHKCSKCNGEDNVIPTVDLE; encoded by the coding sequence ATGGGCttgagaattcaaaagctagaagaaaatgtagaatctacaagtcagcagcatgactataaacatgcggagctacgtcgttcggcagaCGAAAAACAGCCAGAGCTAGAAGGAGAAGTTGGGAAACTCCGGAAAACCCATAACAATGCTTGTTCAGATACAGCTGCAGGTACAAGTAAAAGAATTagtgaaaaaccaaaaaacacaaacttaaaccagttatttgcaaaaccatttaccCAAAAACCACAAATGCAGATACCAGCAGAACCACAAACATCAACCTATGCAGTAAGCCTACAAAAcgacaaaaaaagatataactatattacccaatcttacattgaaaacatatacaaaatccaaacatacctaaacctaaacccaagatctatacaaacaaaaaatcccgaagaagattatataacccagaaactacaaggatataacaaacttattgcACAACCTAAGACCAACCCCAacctagtaaaaacatgttataactaCGGACTACTAAATACAATATACACATATACCGGAGAAGAGATAGTAGGAATACCAGAATTACATAGAGCATTTCtaacatataaaagaattaccaaaggaaatttattctatataaaatgttatacagcaccagcagagatattatacgaagagataaaatcaccaatacaggtggtaaagataggattaacaaaagatatgattattccagaagagatagaaaaacaaaatgagataccaaaagtagaaatacctaatttttatgcaaataaaagaataattggtatagctacgattatacaagagctagcaaacaattatttaaatggcaATGCTATTTGGAGCTATTATGCAAGAGATCAGGTAATGATAGATGCAAACTCCAAAGAACTAAGAAAATCAGATATGGACGAAGTTCAAAGATGGATTTTTTCATTGTTACAACCAGAAGAACAACCATCTacgagagctttgaagaaaggatttatttcagaagaattattagtaaggtattgcaaacttatcagcaacaaatatccaGACCACAAATGCTCCAAATGCAACGGAGAAGACAATGTGATACCTACAGTTGATTtagaataa